Genomic window (Akkermansiaceae bacterium):
GCTGGGAAGGTTGCTGGACCGGCCGGAACTGCTCGACCGCTCCCTGCAGGCGTATTCCAAACTCCTGCCGACATTGTCCCACCTGCCTCTTGTTGATGACGTGATCTGGACAAGCTATATCGAGCGGAACCTTGGCGCCTCGCTTGAAAAAGGACTCTCCGACCATGTGGTCCGTCTGGCGGCATCAAAGGACAATGGATACGGGGGAAGGAATTTCGATTCCCCGCTGGCCCAGTTGGCCAGGCTCTACGAAAAGCTGGGCCGCCACGGGGATGTGATCCGGTTGCTGGATGAGGCGCCGTTCTGGAGCGGGCCGGACCTCGCGGAACTGGAGATCGGATCAAACGAGCTCATGCTGGCCGCGGCGAAGTCCATGAACGCGACGGGCCGCGGTGAGAAGGCGCTCGCGATCATCCGCCACCTGATCCGCTCCAACCCGGGCCATGATGAGGGCTATCTGCTCCTTTCACAGCTGAACCCGCCGGACCAGATGGCCTTTCTGGAGGAAATCGCCGCAGCCAACCGCTTCGAGGAACGCCCGCTGATCTGGCAGGCGAGGTTGCTGCTTTCCCAAGGAAAGATGGACGAGGCGGAGGCCACGGTGAAAAAGGCCATCGCCATCGACCCGTCCGACGGGGAGCAGGGCAAGGGCGACCGCATGCGTGCCTACGAGGTGCTGGCGGACATCCTGGAGAAAAAGGGCGACGCGGAGCAGACGAAGTTTTTCCGCAACGTGGTGGCGGCCATCCGCCTGTCCGAAACCGCGGACGACTGGTGGGCGGCGGATATGACCCAGAAGGCCATCACGATCTACGAGCAGTCCTTGCGCAGCTTCGCGGATGCCTACTGCATCCAGTCCCGCCTGGCGCTGCGCTACGCCAGCGAGGATAACATGGAAAAGGCCACGCAGCACTACCAGCGGGCCTTCGAGCTGATGCCGGACAGCTTCGGGCGGATCGAGAGTCATTGTTTCGGGTGCGAGGGAGCGTTCACAGGCAAGGTCGCCCAATCGATCGCGGAGAAGGTCTTCACGGAGCTGGCGGAAAAGCCGGACGCGAAGCCGCAGGTGTTCTACCTGCTGGGCTACCTGAGGGAGTCACAGGACCGCACCGCGGAGGCGAAGGAGTTTTTCCAGAAAGCGGTGAAAATGGATCCGGACTATGTGAATGCCTGGTCCAAGCTCGGGGAACTGTCCGACAAGGTCGCGTTATCGCCAGCCGAAAAGGACGAGATCGCCTTCAACCTGTTCCGTCTGAAGTCCGAGCCGCAGAATCTGGCCAGCGCCGGTGACCTGCGGAGGATCTGGACCGCCCTGCTGGAGCTGGAGAGAAGCAAACCAGCTTTCCCGAAAGATCTCTACCCGCTGCCAGCGGCGAAAGAGCGGCTCGGCAAGGGCGAAAGCGAAAGTTTCCGTTCCCACTTCCGCTCCACGGAGGATCACCCCCGCACCATATTGGCCAGGCATCCGTTGATCCAAGGGGTGACAAACCTGATCGACGCCTCCGTATCCTACAATTGAATCCACAACCCATGAAACCCACCCCGCTCATCCTCCTCGCCTTCGCTCCGCTCGCCCACGCGGGATTCCGCGCCCAGACCATCGATGACAAGGTCACCATCGGCTACGGCCTCGCCGTGGCGGATGTGGATGGTGACGGCAAGGACGACATCCTGCTGGTGGATGCCGCGCAGACGGTCTGGTACAAGAACCCCACGTGGGAGAAGCACACGCTGACCGGAAAGCTGACGCCGAAGGACCATGTCTGCGTCTGCGCAAAGGACATCGACGGGGATGGCAAGGCGGAGGTGGCGGTGGGCGCGGAGTGGGCGCCGAATGACACGAAGGACAGCGGAGCCGTTTTCGCCCTCTTCCCCGGCGAGGACCGGACAAAGCCGTGGAAGGAAAAGGCGCTGCACCGGGAGCCAACGACCCACCGCATGCATTGGGTGCTGGAGAAGCCGGGCGTGAACTTCCTGGCGGTGCTGCCGCTCCACGGCTGCGACAACGTGAAAGGTGAAGGTCCCGGCATCAAATTCCTGGGCTATCGCCCGGAAAAGGATCCCGCAAAGGACTGGGCCACCTTTCTCCTGCACGAAGGCTTCCACATGGCCCACAACTTCGACCCTGTGATGTGGCCCGGCAACGAGGAGGGCGAGAGCCTGCTGGTGGCCTGCAAGGAGGGCACCCACCTGCTCCAGCAACGGGATGGAAAATGGAACGCCACCCGCATGACCGAGAAAGGCTCCGGCGAGGTGCGCACGGGCAAGCTGCCGGGGGGGAAGCGCTTCATCGCCACCATCGAGCCGATGCACGGCAACGAGGTGGTCATCAATCCGGAGAACGCGGAAGGGAAGCTGTGGTCGGAGAACCGCATCGTGCTGGATGACACACTGGCCCAAGGCCATGCTCTGGCGGCGGCGGACTTCCTCGGGCTGGGCCATGAC
Coding sequences:
- a CDS encoding VCBS repeat-containing protein encodes the protein MKPTPLILLAFAPLAHAGFRAQTIDDKVTIGYGLAVADVDGDGKDDILLVDAAQTVWYKNPTWEKHTLTGKLTPKDHVCVCAKDIDGDGKAEVAVGAEWAPNDTKDSGAVFALFPGEDRTKPWKEKALHREPTTHRMHWVLEKPGVNFLAVLPLHGCDNVKGEGPGIKFLGYRPEKDPAKDWATFLLHEGFHMAHNFDPVMWPGNEEGESLLVACKEGTHLLQQRDGKWNATRMTEKGSGEVRTGKLPGGKRFIATIEPMHGNEVVINPENAEGKLWSENRIVLDDTLAQGHALAAADFLGLGHDQVVAGWREPAKDTKKVGIRLYAPNADGTEWKLHSLVDDNAMACEDIKAADLNGDGKPDLIASGRATKNLIIYWNE